Proteins found in one Flavobacterium channae genomic segment:
- a CDS encoding GLPGLI family protein yields MKKIIIASILMISGFIQAQNFQGMAVYESKTSTADFMKGMQGNKDITPEMQKQIEERMKKMFEKTFILNFDKSASIYKEEEKLDAPGQQGGGRMMMSMMGGGGTHYKNAKTKQFIVDKEFFGKEFLIKDSLPNYEWVLGSESKQIGDYFCFKATAVVKVSESDFRNFRFRNNNNAKDGDKKAETVKDTAKAKKTNFTDDWEMPKENTITAWYCPEIPVNQGPENYWGLPGLILEVNDGKTVILCSKLVLNSKDKVEIKPASKGKEVTQKEYDEIVKKKMEEMREMNSGPGGQRGGGFRMGR; encoded by the coding sequence ATGAAAAAAATAATTATTGCTTCAATTTTAATGATTTCTGGTTTCATACAAGCTCAGAATTTTCAAGGTATGGCGGTTTATGAATCAAAAACAAGTACGGCAGATTTTATGAAAGGCATGCAAGGAAATAAAGATATTACTCCTGAAATGCAAAAACAAATCGAAGAACGTATGAAAAAAATGTTTGAAAAAACATTCATTTTAAATTTTGATAAATCGGCTTCGATATATAAAGAGGAAGAAAAATTAGATGCGCCAGGACAACAAGGTGGTGGTAGAATGATGATGTCTATGATGGGCGGTGGTGGAACGCATTATAAAAATGCAAAAACCAAACAATTCATTGTGGATAAAGAATTTTTTGGAAAAGAATTTTTAATTAAAGATTCATTGCCAAATTATGAATGGGTTTTAGGAAGCGAATCTAAACAAATTGGTGATTATTTTTGTTTTAAAGCAACGGCTGTTGTTAAAGTTAGTGAATCTGATTTCAGAAATTTTAGATTTAGAAACAATAACAACGCTAAAGATGGCGATAAAAAAGCGGAAACAGTTAAAGATACAGCGAAAGCTAAGAAAACAAATTTTACAGATGATTGGGAAATGCCAAAAGAAAATACAATTACAGCATGGTATTGTCCAGAAATTCCAGTAAATCAAGGTCCAGAAAATTATTGGGGTTTGCCAGGTTTGATTTTAGAAGTTAATGATGGTAAAACAGTAATTTTATGTTCAAAATTAGTATTGAATTCTAAAGATAAAGTAGAAATAAAACCTGCTTCTAAAGGAAAAGAAGTAACCCAAAAAGAATACGACGAAATCGTGAAAAAGAAAATGGAAGAAATGCGTGAAATGAATTCTGGTCCAGGCGGTCAAAGAGGTGGTGGATTTAGAATGGGTAGATAA
- a CDS encoding response regulator transcription factor: MTNKINLLLAEDEASLGIIIKESLESRNFTVTLCENGEFAFEEFRKSNFDALVLDIMMPKKDGFTLAEEIRQINKTIPILFLTSKSQTADVVKGFKIGCNDYIKKPFSIEELIVRIISLTNNLQNKTTATRFTIGSYEFETESQLLIHGEKTVKLTNRESILLEFLVKNKGKTIERTLILNTVWGNEDFFSGRSMDVFITKLRKKLNLDPTVEIINSRGRGYKLIF; this comes from the coding sequence ATGACTAACAAAATTAATCTGCTTTTGGCTGAGGACGAAGCATCATTAGGAATAATTATTAAGGAAAGTTTAGAAAGTAGAAACTTTACGGTTACCTTATGTGAAAATGGAGAATTTGCTTTTGAAGAATTTAGAAAATCGAACTTTGACGCTTTGGTTTTAGATATAATGATGCCCAAAAAAGACGGCTTTACATTAGCCGAAGAAATTAGACAAATTAATAAAACTATTCCTATTTTATTTTTAACATCAAAATCACAAACAGCTGATGTAGTTAAAGGATTTAAAATAGGTTGCAATGATTACATAAAAAAACCTTTTAGTATAGAAGAATTAATTGTAAGAATCATATCTTTAACTAATAACCTTCAGAATAAAACTACAGCAACAAGATTTACAATTGGATCTTATGAATTTGAAACTGAATCACAATTATTAATTCACGGAGAAAAAACAGTTAAATTAACTAATAGAGAATCTATTTTACTAGAATTTTTAGTAAAAAATAAGGGAAAAACGATAGAAAGAACCTTGATATTAAATACCGTATGGGGAAATGAAGATTTTTTTAGTGGGAGAAGTATGGATGTATTTATAACGAAGCTAAGAAAAAAATTAAACCTCGATCCTACTGTAGAAATTATTAACAGTAGGGGACGAGGTTATAAATTAATATTTTAG
- a CDS encoding sensor histidine kinase, producing MKINLKRIFAVISLLVLATICLQVYWNYKNYLSNKERIKNEVQIAYDKAIETYFDEDSKENFISIVSKDSTTKVEDLIHVIKLDSKLRKQFIKLKKTDAINANAPNKIKKLVKNQKNTHPINIKAVKVEEISSIQILKGKKAIDSIGGLENFPSKITMSFKNDSIKYKMLDSIFKVELDRKNIALNYEIKHLKNDTLIYTYLKSKAKLPLQIVPNSVYFKNEETLNLNYDYSNSLLIKRIGNELLLSLLFSLAIIGCLFFLLYIIKKQKKIDEIKNDFINNITHEFKTPITTIATALEGMSIFNPENNLEKNKKYIAISFNQLYKLENMVEKILETATLNSKELQLNLENINLIVLIKSIIEKHQDISKKQITFEFEKEELYIRADSFYLENAISNLIDNAIKYGGNNVQINCFQTDKTTIIKVKDNGNSILKSQEKLIFEKFYRIPKGNIHNIKGHGIGLYFAKTIVEKHFGTIELTITNKTIFKITLPND from the coding sequence ATGAAAATTAATCTAAAAAGAATATTTGCAGTCATTAGCCTTTTAGTTTTAGCAACTATTTGTTTACAAGTTTATTGGAATTATAAAAATTATTTGAGTAATAAAGAGCGGATAAAAAACGAAGTGCAAATTGCTTATGACAAGGCTATAGAGACATATTTTGATGAAGATTCTAAGGAAAATTTTATTAGTATCGTTAGCAAGGATTCGACCACTAAAGTTGAAGATTTAATTCATGTTATTAAACTAGATTCAAAATTAAGAAAACAATTTATCAAGCTAAAAAAAACTGATGCAATAAATGCAAATGCTCCTAATAAAATTAAAAAACTAGTAAAAAACCAAAAGAACACACATCCTATTAATATCAAAGCAGTTAAGGTTGAAGAAATTTCATCCATACAAATTCTTAAAGGAAAAAAAGCAATAGATTCAATTGGAGGATTAGAAAACTTTCCTAGTAAAATTACGATGTCATTTAAGAATGATTCTATTAAATATAAAATGTTAGATTCTATTTTTAAAGTAGAACTAGATCGTAAAAATATTGCTTTAAATTATGAAATAAAACATTTAAAAAACGACACTTTAATTTATACTTATTTAAAAAGCAAAGCAAAATTACCTCTCCAAATTGTACCAAATTCTGTCTATTTCAAAAACGAGGAAACTTTAAATCTAAATTATGATTATTCAAATAGTTTATTGATTAAAAGAATTGGAAACGAATTGTTGCTTTCTTTATTATTTTCTTTAGCAATTATTGGGTGTTTGTTTTTTTTACTTTATATCATTAAAAAACAGAAAAAAATTGACGAAATCAAAAATGATTTCATCAACAACATCACTCACGAATTCAAAACACCAATAACCACAATAGCAACTGCTTTAGAAGGAATGAGCATATTTAATCCAGAAAATAATTTAGAAAAAAATAAAAAATATATTGCCATTTCATTCAATCAATTGTATAAATTGGAAAACATGGTCGAAAAGATATTAGAAACAGCAACATTAAACTCTAAAGAACTTCAATTGAATTTAGAAAATATTAATTTAATAGTTTTAATTAAATCAATTATTGAAAAACATCAGGATATTTCTAAAAAACAGATCACTTTTGAATTTGAAAAAGAAGAATTATATATTAGGGCAGATTCATTTTATCTAGAAAATGCAATTTCAAATTTAATTGATAATGCAATAAAATATGGCGGAAATAATGTTCAAATCAATTGCTTTCAAACAGATAAAACAACTATAATTAAAGTTAAAGACAACGGAAATTCAATATTAAAATCTCAAGAAAAATTAATATTTGAAAAGTTTTATAGAATTCCAAAAGGAAACATTCACAACATAAAAGGGCATGGAATTGGATTATATTTTGCAAAAACTATAGTTGAAAAACACTTTGGAACAATTGAATTAACTATAACAAACAAAACTATTTTTAAAATAACTTTACCAAATGACTAA
- a CDS encoding GLPGLI family protein: MKTLFFSSAFLWLTLSSFAQNFQGIAYYSSQTSMKNFNFTSDDMTPDVKEKMMESMKKAFEKNYVLSFNTVESIYSEEEKLAAPKPSSNGVTVSFSGGADSKYYKNFKTKQYITDLDIFGKEFLVVDSLPKFNWVMTGDEKKIGNYTCIKALIIIPVTEEDLKEYEEYKKKAESGKTTFFTPSEPKERIIEAWYTIEIPVSNGPDKYWGLPGLILELHEGETTFLCSKIVLNPQEKIEIKVPKNGKKVTQKEFDDIQEKKLNSMKNEDGVIEIKM; encoded by the coding sequence ATGAAAACACTATTTTTTTCAAGTGCATTTTTATGGCTAACTCTAAGCTCATTTGCGCAAAATTTTCAAGGAATAGCTTATTATTCTTCACAAACAAGCATGAAGAATTTTAATTTTACAAGTGATGATATGACACCAGATGTAAAAGAAAAAATGATGGAAAGTATGAAAAAGGCTTTTGAAAAAAACTATGTTTTATCATTTAATACTGTGGAGTCCATTTATTCAGAAGAAGAAAAATTAGCTGCTCCAAAACCATCTAGTAATGGAGTCACTGTTAGTTTTTCAGGTGGAGCCGATTCTAAATATTATAAAAATTTTAAAACAAAACAATACATAACCGATTTAGATATTTTTGGAAAAGAATTTTTAGTTGTAGATTCTTTACCAAAATTTAATTGGGTTATGACTGGTGATGAAAAGAAAATTGGCAATTACACTTGTATTAAGGCACTAATTATTATTCCTGTCACAGAAGAAGATTTAAAAGAATATGAAGAATATAAGAAAAAAGCAGAAAGTGGTAAAACAACTTTTTTTACACCAAGTGAACCTAAAGAGAGAATAATTGAAGCATGGTACACCATCGAAATTCCAGTTTCAAATGGACCAGATAAATATTGGGGTTTACCAGGTTTAATTTTAGAATTACATGAAGGTGAAACCACATTTTTATGTTCAAAAATAGTTTTAAATCCTCAAGAAAAAATAGAGATTAAAGTACCAAAAAATGGAAAAAAAGTGACTCAAAAAGAATTTGATGATATCCAAGAAAAGAAACTAAATAGTATGAAAAATGAAGATGGAGTTATAGAAATTAAAATGTAA
- a CDS encoding TonB-dependent receptor: MKKNILFLLLLFSAIAFSQNIRFEGTVKDTTGVGLEMANIMAINKQTKAMDAYAITNEAGKFTLNLKPSTDYTLKVSYIGFQTFEKAITTGTTNMNFPVVLKEGTQLNEVEIVHEMPVSVSGDTIIYNSDSFTNGTERKLEDVLKKLPGVEVNKDGEIEVEGKKVQKVMVEGKDFFDGDTKLATKNIPADALDKIQVLRNYNEVSNLKGLENNEESIALNIKLKEGKKNFWFGDMNAGIGVGMEDTRFIVNPKLFYYNPKYSLNVIANVNNIGELPLTAQDYFKFTGGFKNMMRKGGSSFNVSSNDLGILGLRNNQAANIESTFGAANFSFNPSKAWTLSGFGILLGNKTEIENTTISNRIDNLPDGSSQTISETREDYTKQDSKQILLKLSSSYVPSEKAHFDYDALVKFSDQKENTSVFSSLLSDIYTGKKQNPFSINQNLNYYYTLNDKHVFAFEMQHLYQKEDPFYNANLETLPFAPLLTGYVDEGAGVRDDISQNRFVQTNKVDTKFDYYYMLTPKSNINLTLGNTYSYQNFDSSIFQILQNGNQNNLTDASTVNDVNYAFNDVFLGVHYKFLLGKFTFNPGFSVHQFNTNDEQLGTSNKQSFNRILPDVYALWQIKKSETLTYNYSLTNNFTDINKLAQGYVFSNYNSLFSGNRYLENSTSQVHSLRYFKYNMFNFENIFANVTYTRQVEAIKNRALLLGVNQISSAENMNSDFPDETLSAAGNYGRSFAKYYKANLRVGVNWSKFNNIRVFPDTDTDPTNNPTEVQSTESVAQSYGLNFSTNYKTLPNLTLGYNFTINDNFSDVIYVDSPTLTLEYYFLDAFSFVSEYSYYHNRNKSKTIDSEYDFLTASLMYQKKDSKWEWKLSGTNLLDTRSLDTNSFSQLGGTSSFSSYRVQPRYVILSLKYTL; encoded by the coding sequence ATGAAAAAAAATATACTTTTTCTACTTTTATTATTTAGCGCAATTGCCTTTTCTCAAAATATTCGTTTCGAAGGAACTGTTAAAGATACAACAGGAGTTGGTTTAGAAATGGCCAATATTATGGCAATTAACAAGCAAACCAAAGCAATGGATGCTTATGCCATTACTAATGAAGCGGGAAAATTCACACTAAACCTTAAGCCAAGCACAGACTATACGCTTAAGGTAAGTTATATAGGGTTTCAAACTTTTGAAAAAGCAATTACTACTGGGACTACTAACATGAATTTTCCTGTAGTTTTAAAAGAAGGAACTCAATTAAATGAAGTAGAAATTGTACACGAAATGCCAGTGAGTGTTTCGGGAGATACCATTATTTACAATTCCGATTCTTTTACAAATGGAACGGAACGAAAGTTGGAAGATGTTCTTAAAAAACTCCCAGGTGTTGAAGTAAATAAAGACGGAGAAATTGAAGTGGAAGGTAAAAAAGTCCAAAAAGTAATGGTGGAAGGAAAAGACTTTTTTGATGGCGACACAAAGTTAGCTACTAAAAACATTCCAGCTGATGCTTTAGATAAAATCCAAGTTTTAAGAAATTACAACGAAGTTTCTAATTTAAAAGGACTAGAAAATAATGAAGAGAGTATTGCTTTAAATATCAAATTAAAAGAAGGTAAAAAGAATTTTTGGTTTGGTGATATGAATGCAGGTATTGGAGTTGGGATGGAAGATACTCGCTTTATTGTGAATCCAAAGTTGTTTTATTATAACCCAAAATACAGTTTAAATGTAATTGCTAATGTGAATAATATTGGCGAATTACCCTTAACTGCTCAAGATTATTTCAAGTTTACTGGAGGTTTTAAAAATATGATGCGTAAAGGCGGATCTTCCTTTAATGTGTCTTCAAATGATTTAGGAATTTTAGGACTTCGCAACAATCAAGCGGCAAATATTGAGTCAACTTTTGGAGCAGCTAATTTTAGTTTTAATCCTTCAAAAGCATGGACTTTAAGTGGATTTGGAATTTTACTTGGGAATAAAACGGAAATAGAAAACACGACCATCTCAAATCGTATTGATAATTTACCTGATGGCTCTTCTCAAACTATTTCTGAAACTAGAGAAGATTATACAAAGCAAGATAGTAAACAGATTTTACTTAAATTAAGTTCAAGTTATGTGCCTTCTGAAAAAGCACATTTTGATTACGATGCTTTAGTTAAATTTTCTGATCAAAAAGAAAATACGAGTGTTTTTTCTAGTTTACTTTCTGATATTTATACAGGTAAAAAGCAAAATCCATTTTCAATAAATCAAAACCTTAATTATTATTATACACTAAACGATAAACATGTGTTTGCTTTTGAAATGCAACATTTGTATCAAAAAGAAGATCCGTTTTATAATGCTAATTTAGAAACTTTGCCATTTGCGCCATTATTAACAGGATATGTAGATGAAGGAGCAGGAGTTAGAGATGATATATCGCAAAATCGTTTTGTACAAACAAATAAAGTAGATACAAAATTTGATTATTACTACATGCTTACGCCAAAAAGTAATATCAACTTGACATTAGGAAATACGTATTCGTATCAAAATTTTGATTCTTCTATTTTTCAAATTCTTCAAAATGGGAATCAGAATAATTTAACGGACGCTTCAACGGTTAATGATGTTAATTATGCTTTTAATGATGTGTTTTTAGGAGTTCATTATAAATTTTTATTAGGGAAATTTACATTCAATCCTGGATTTAGTGTGCATCAATTCAATACAAATGATGAGCAGTTAGGAACATCTAATAAACAATCTTTCAATAGAATTTTGCCAGATGTGTATGCTTTATGGCAAATTAAAAAATCAGAAACATTAACGTATAACTATTCGTTAACAAACAATTTTACTGATATTAATAAGTTGGCTCAAGGTTATGTGTTTTCAAATTATAACAGTTTATTTAGTGGAAATCGTTATTTAGAAAACTCTACTTCTCAAGTACATTCATTGCGTTATTTTAAATATAACATGTTTAATTTTGAGAACATTTTTGCTAACGTAACTTATACAAGACAAGTTGAAGCAATAAAAAATAGAGCTTTGTTATTAGGTGTTAACCAAATTTCTTCTGCTGAAAACATGAACTCTGATTTTCCAGATGAAACATTATCTGCAGCAGGAAATTATGGGCGCTCGTTTGCTAAATATTATAAAGCAAATTTGAGAGTTGGAGTTAACTGGTCTAAGTTTAATAATATTCGTGTCTTCCCAGATACTGATACAGATCCGACAAATAATCCAACAGAAGTACAATCTACAGAATCGGTAGCACAAAGTTATGGATTGAATTTTTCAACGAATTACAAAACGTTGCCAAACTTAACTTTAGGTTATAATTTCACAATTAATGATAACTTTTCAGATGTAATTTATGTTGATAGTCCAACATTAACATTAGAATATTATTTCTTAGATGCTTTTTCTTTTGTTTCAGAGTATTCGTATTATCATAATAGAAATAAATCTAAAACAATCGATAGTGAGTATGATTTCTTAACTGCTAGTTTAATGTATCAAAAGAAAGATAGTAAATGGGAATGGAAACTTTCAGGAACAAACCTATTAGATACACGATCTTTAGATA